The following are encoded in a window of Carya illinoinensis cultivar Pawnee chromosome 15, C.illinoinensisPawnee_v1, whole genome shotgun sequence genomic DNA:
- the LOC122297583 gene encoding aspartic proteinase NANA, chloroplast has product MMKWRTVSLLFMIFLLSICSFHGLVLAHDLPQEEPDMMRLELIHRHSPQLIGTVHGGPWPFKTRLERVKELVERDIVRHRVTISHKRSGQGRLSTRRKDSETSAEMPMSSGADYGTGQYFVQVKVGKPARAFLLIADAGSELTWVNCRYGCGSKNCNTHKGRLRNHRRVYLADRSSSFETIPCLSKMCKIELMNLFSLARCPTPSTPCAYDYSYLDGSAALGFFANDTITVGLTNGRKMMLENVLIGCTESTRGQGFKGADGVLGLGYGKHSFARKAAGKFGDKFSYCLVDHLSPKNISNQLIFGTNRNKHSLTRNIQHTKLLLNAIPPFYAVNILGISIGGVMLRIPTEVWDASLGGGTILDSGSSLTLLAEPAYNPVMTALQMSVSTYERLDLKPFEYCFKSTGFNESLVPRLVFHFTDGARFEPPVKSYIIDVAPESKCLGFVSVIWPSTSIIGNIMQQNNLWEFDLVRGTVGFAPSSCTCT; this is encoded by the exons ATGATGAAGTGGAGAACGGTTTCTCTCCTCTTCATGATcttcttgctttccatttgtAGTTTTCATGGTTTGGTTTTGGCTCACGACCTTCCTCAAGAGGAACCCGACATGATGAGATTGGAGTTAATACATCGGCACAGTCCCCAACTCATTGGGACAGTGCATGGGGGGCCATGGCCTTTTAAAACTCGGCTGGAACGCGTTAAGGAGCTTGTAGAGCGTGACATCGTACGGCACCGCGTCACCATCTCCCACAAACGCAGCGGCCAAGGCCGGTTGAGCACGAGGAGAAAGGACTCGGAAACCTCTGCCGAAATGCCAATGAGCTCGGGTGCGGATTATGGGACGGGTCAGTACTTTGTGCAAGTCAAAGTTGGGAAGCCGGCGCGGGCATTTCTGCTGATTGCGGATGCTGGGAGCGAGTTGACATGGGTGAACTGTAGATATGGTTGTGGGTCGAAGAACTGCAACACCCACAAAGGAAGACTAAGAAACCACCGGCGGGTGTATCTCGCGGATCGCTCTTCTTCCTTTGAGACTATCCCATGCTTATCCAAGATGTGTAAGATTGAGCTCATGAATCTCTTCTCCCTCGCTCGCTGTCCCACCCCATCCACCCCCTGTGCCTATGATTACAG TTACCTTGACGGATCGGCTGCGCTGGGGTTCTTTGCCAACGACACCATAACGGTTGGCCTAACAAATGGTAGGAAGATGATGCTAGAGAATGTGCTAATTGGGTGTACCGAGTCTACTCGGGGTCAGGGGTTCAAGGGAGCTGATGGTGTATTGGGGTTGGGCTATGGCAAGCACAGTTTTGCCAGAAAAGCAGCTGGAAAATTTGGTGACAAGTTTTCATATTGCCTAGTTGATCACTTAAGCCCCAAGAACATCTCAAATCAGCTCATTTTTGGTACCAATAGAAATAAACATTCATTGACGAGGAATATCCAACATACCAAGCTCCTTCTCAATGCCATACCGCCATTCTATGCTGTAAACATATTGGGCATCTCCATTGGTGGGGTGATGTTGAGAATACCAACGGAAGTTTGGGATGCAAGTCTTGGTGGTGGAACAATCCTTGATTCAGGCTCAAGCCTAACACTTCTAGCAGAGCCAGCTTACAATCCTGTCATGACTGCATTGCAAATGTCTGTATCAACATATGAAAGATTGGACCTAAAACCATTTGAGTATTGCTTCAAATCGACAGGATTCAATGAGTCATTGGTGCCAAGATTAGTATTTCATTTCACAGATGGAGCTCGATTTGAGCCGCCGGTTAAGAGCTATATCATTGATGTTGCTCCTGAATCGAAGTGTCTCGGATTTGTGTCAGTCATTTGGCCTTCCACCTCTATAATTGGCAATATTATGCAGCAAAACAATTTGTGGGAATTTGATTTGGTGCGAGGTACAGTGGGTTTTGCGCCCTCTAGCTGCACCTGCACCTAG